A genomic stretch from Sinorhizobium terangae includes:
- the tolQ gene encoding protein TolQ translates to MEQVGLAATSDVTLWSLFMEAGFVVKLVMLGLIAASVWTWGIVVDKTLNYGRVRRQLDNFEQVFWSGQSLEELYRTLSDRQTAGMGAIFVSAMREWKKSFERGARSPIGLQMRIDRAMDVTLARESETLEARLGSLATIGSAAPFIGLFGTVVGIMTSFQAIAGSKSTNLAVVAPGIAEALLATAIGLLAAIPAVIAYNKFSADAGKLTARMEAFADEFSAILSRQIDEKLQSSRQAAQ, encoded by the coding sequence ATGGAACAGGTTGGATTGGCCGCGACGAGCGATGTGACCCTCTGGTCGCTGTTCATGGAAGCGGGCTTTGTCGTGAAGCTGGTCATGCTGGGGTTGATCGCGGCCTCTGTCTGGACCTGGGGTATCGTCGTCGACAAGACTTTGAACTACGGCCGTGTTCGCCGTCAGCTCGATAATTTCGAGCAGGTTTTCTGGTCCGGCCAATCGCTCGAAGAGCTCTATCGCACGCTCTCCGACCGGCAGACGGCCGGCATGGGCGCGATCTTCGTCTCCGCGATGCGCGAATGGAAGAAGAGCTTCGAGCGCGGCGCCCGCTCGCCGATCGGCCTGCAGATGCGTATCGACCGCGCCATGGACGTGACGCTCGCCCGTGAATCGGAGACACTCGAGGCAAGGCTCGGCTCGCTCGCGACCATCGGCTCGGCCGCTCCCTTCATCGGTCTCTTCGGCACCGTCGTTGGTATCATGACCTCGTTCCAGGCAATCGCCGGGTCGAAATCGACCAACCTTGCCGTTGTCGCGCCCGGTATCGCCGAGGCGCTTCTTGCGACCGCTATCGGCCTGCTCGCCGCTATTCCGGCCGTTATCGCCTACAACAAGTTTTCCGCCGATGCCGGCAAGCTGACGGCGCGCATGGAAGCCTTTGCCGACGAGTTCTCCGCCATCCTGTCGCGGCAGATCGACGAGAAGCTGCAGTCCTCGCGCCAGGCCGCGCAATAA
- a CDS encoding Ku protein, with the protein MAARALWKGQLRLSLVSIPVELFSATRSGASVSFRQIHKPSGKPIHYQKVVEGVGPVDVDDIVKGYEYEDDKYVLLEPKEVDSIKLETKKTLELVQFVGVADISPLYFDKPYYLVPADELAEDAYRVVRDALRQSERIGLGQLTLRGREYLAAVKPCGDGLLLETLRYADELRKADPMFSDISGKKAEKELLEVASALIEKKTAPFDANAFKDNYTAALKELVKRKMKGKSTRVAVEEGERPERRGDNVVDLMAALKKSLEGGEGKKPQPKAQSSSRRGRRKSA; encoded by the coding sequence ATGGCGGCTCGCGCACTTTGGAAAGGTCAACTTCGTCTCTCGCTGGTTTCGATCCCGGTCGAGCTGTTCAGTGCGACCCGCTCGGGCGCCAGCGTCTCATTCCGCCAGATCCATAAACCTTCGGGCAAGCCGATCCACTACCAGAAGGTGGTGGAAGGCGTCGGGCCCGTCGACGTCGACGATATCGTCAAGGGCTACGAATACGAGGACGACAAATACGTTCTCCTCGAACCGAAGGAGGTGGATTCGATCAAGCTCGAGACAAAGAAGACCCTGGAACTGGTTCAGTTCGTCGGCGTCGCCGACATCTCGCCCCTCTATTTCGACAAGCCGTACTATCTCGTCCCGGCAGATGAACTTGCGGAGGATGCCTACCGGGTCGTGCGCGACGCGCTCCGGCAATCGGAAAGGATCGGCCTGGGTCAACTGACACTGAGAGGCCGCGAATATCTGGCGGCGGTCAAACCCTGCGGCGACGGCCTGCTGCTGGAGACGCTGCGCTATGCCGACGAATTGCGGAAGGCCGACCCGATGTTTTCCGACATCTCCGGCAAGAAAGCTGAAAAGGAGCTGCTGGAGGTCGCCAGCGCCCTTATTGAGAAGAAAACCGCGCCCTTCGACGCCAACGCCTTCAAGGACAACTACACGGCAGCGCTGAAGGAGCTCGTCAAGCGCAAGATGAAAGGCAAGTCGACGCGGGTCGCCGTCGAGGAAGGTGAACGGCCGGAGCGGCGTGGGGACAATGTCGTCGACCTGATGGCGGCGCTGAAGAAGAGCCTCGAAGGCGGCGAGGGGAAGAAGCCGCAGCCAAAGGCGCAATCCTCCTCGCGCCGCGGCCGGCGGAAATCGGCGTGA
- the ligD gene encoding DNA ligase D, whose translation MAARNEPLSEYNRRRDFARTSEPKGTVARGHAGRKRFLVQKHDATRLHYDFRLEWEGVLKSWAVTRGPSLDPEDKRLAVRTEDHPLAYGDFEGTIPEEEYGGGTVMLWDTGWWEPEDDPTQGLKKGKLSFQLHGKRMSGGWALVRMRPRDDEKRENWLLIKEKDKDASDDGERLVEDNLTSVRTGRTMDEIAEGKGEKRGRVWHSNKSTAANLKAGAVAKNDNRRKPTTRKSSGKLPAFKAPQLATLVTKVPAGDEWLNEAKFDGYRLMAAVGGGTVRCYTRNGLDWTEKFPAIASALAELDCKSALIDGEVVALSDEGSTFSALQRAMRTGASTRLYAFDLVELDGKDLSRKPLIERKERLKALLDTLGPTSTVQYSEHIQGKAEHVLAAICKAGQEGIIAKEANAPYRSGRTRSWLKVKCTKRQEFVIGGYTPSTKKGRAFASILLGTFEGDKLVYRGGVGTGFGQKTMEELAAAFARRKRKTSPFDSVPKERNRDSVWLKPDLVAEVDFTELTHDGHIRHGSFEGLREDKEAKAVKLERPNPTDAAAETGKGKRATRARTVAPAKGDADILGIRISHPDRVLFAGQGVTKIDLARYYAVVADRMLPFAANHPVSLVRCPQGGQRQCFYQKHASDGFPKEIREVPIEEASGETEKYMYVRDAKGLVAAVQMGTLEFHIWGATIDRLEKPDRLVFDLDPDPSVDFATVKAAAASLRDELANIGLRTVAMVTGGKGVHVIVPLRPHAEWDEAKGFAKEMAQRFADRDPDNFIATMSKAKRKGRIFIDWLRNDRGATAICPYSTRAREGGPIATPVDWDELEDLEAANTFHIPDILERIESGTDPWADIGEIRQSLTKKILSSVGD comes from the coding sequence ATGGCTGCTCGCAACGAACCCCTTTCCGAATACAACCGACGCCGCGACTTTGCGAGGACGAGCGAGCCCAAGGGAACCGTCGCCCGGGGACATGCCGGCAGAAAACGCTTTCTGGTCCAGAAACACGATGCCACCCGCTTGCATTACGACTTCCGGCTCGAATGGGAGGGTGTGCTTAAAAGCTGGGCCGTAACGCGCGGCCCTAGCCTCGATCCCGAAGACAAGCGCCTTGCGGTGCGCACCGAGGACCATCCCTTGGCCTATGGCGACTTCGAAGGCACGATACCGGAAGAGGAATATGGCGGCGGCACGGTCATGCTTTGGGATACCGGCTGGTGGGAGCCGGAAGACGACCCAACCCAAGGCCTGAAGAAGGGCAAACTCTCGTTTCAATTGCACGGGAAGCGGATGAGCGGCGGCTGGGCGCTGGTGCGCATGCGGCCGCGAGATGATGAGAAGCGCGAAAACTGGCTGCTGATCAAGGAAAAGGACAAGGACGCCTCGGACGATGGAGAACGCCTCGTTGAAGACAACCTGACGAGTGTCCGTACCGGCCGCACCATGGATGAAATTGCTGAAGGCAAGGGCGAAAAGCGGGGGCGGGTCTGGCATTCGAACAAGAGCACGGCCGCCAATCTCAAGGCCGGCGCGGTTGCCAAGAACGACAATCGACGCAAGCCCACGACCCGAAAATCCTCCGGAAAGCTGCCCGCCTTCAAGGCACCGCAGCTTGCAACCCTGGTCACGAAGGTACCCGCCGGAGACGAATGGCTGAACGAAGCCAAGTTCGATGGCTACCGCTTGATGGCTGCTGTTGGCGGCGGCACCGTCCGCTGCTACACGCGCAATGGTCTCGACTGGACCGAGAAGTTTCCGGCCATTGCCTCCGCACTTGCAGAGCTTGATTGCAAGTCCGCCCTGATCGACGGTGAAGTGGTGGCGCTGTCGGATGAAGGCTCGACTTTTTCGGCCCTGCAAAGGGCGATGAGGACCGGCGCCAGCACACGGCTTTACGCTTTCGATCTCGTCGAACTCGACGGCAAGGACCTGAGCCGCAAGCCGCTTATCGAGCGAAAGGAACGGCTGAAAGCCTTGCTCGACACGCTCGGCCCCACCTCGACCGTCCAGTACAGCGAGCATATTCAAGGCAAAGCCGAGCACGTGCTCGCCGCCATTTGCAAGGCCGGACAGGAAGGGATTATCGCGAAGGAGGCGAATGCTCCCTATCGCAGCGGACGCACCCGAAGCTGGCTGAAGGTCAAATGTACGAAACGCCAGGAGTTCGTCATCGGCGGCTACACCCCGTCGACGAAAAAAGGGCGCGCCTTCGCCTCGATCCTTCTCGGCACCTTCGAGGGTGATAAACTGGTCTACCGCGGCGGCGTCGGCACCGGCTTCGGGCAGAAGACCATGGAAGAGCTTGCGGCCGCCTTCGCAAGGCGAAAGCGCAAGACGTCACCGTTCGACAGCGTGCCAAAAGAAAGGAACCGGGATTCCGTCTGGCTGAAGCCCGATCTTGTGGCAGAGGTGGACTTCACCGAGCTTACCCATGACGGACATATCCGCCACGGCTCATTCGAGGGATTGCGCGAGGACAAGGAGGCCAAAGCCGTGAAACTGGAAAGACCGAACCCCACGGACGCCGCGGCGGAGACCGGGAAGGGCAAACGCGCGACGAGGGCACGGACAGTGGCGCCTGCGAAGGGCGATGCCGATATCCTCGGGATCCGCATATCGCATCCGGACCGCGTTCTCTTTGCCGGCCAGGGCGTCACCAAGATCGACCTTGCCCGCTACTATGCAGTCGTTGCGGACAGGATGCTGCCCTTCGCGGCCAACCATCCCGTTTCGCTGGTGCGCTGCCCGCAAGGCGGACAGCGGCAGTGCTTCTATCAGAAACATGCCAGCGACGGTTTTCCGAAGGAGATTCGTGAAGTTCCGATCGAGGAGGCGTCGGGCGAAACCGAGAAATACATGTACGTTCGCGATGCGAAAGGTCTCGTTGCCGCCGTGCAAATGGGTACGCTGGAGTTTCACATCTGGGGTGCAACGATCGACCGGCTGGAAAAGCCCGATCGCCTGGTTTTCGATCTCGACCCGGATCCCAGTGTCGACTTCGCCACCGTCAAGGCGGCTGCCGCCAGCCTGAGGGATGAACTTGCCAATATCGGCCTCAGAACGGTTGCCATGGTAACGGGCGGTAAGGGTGTCCACGTCATTGTGCCGCTTCGACCGCATGCCGAGTGGGACGAGGCCAAGGGGTTCGCCAAGGAGATGGCGCAGCGTTTCGCAGATCGCGATCCGGACAACTTCATCGCCACCATGTCGAAGGCCAAGCGCAAGGGCCGGATCTTCATCGACTGGCTCAGGAACGACCGCGGCGCAACGGCGATTTGCCCCTACTCCACCCGCGCCCGGGAGGGCGGGCCGATTGCGACACCGGTCGACTGGGATGAGCTCGAGGATCTTGAGGCCGCCAACACATTCCACATTCCGGACATTCTTGAACGCATCGAATCCGGCACCGATCCGTGGGCGGATATCGGCGAAATCAGGCAGTCGCTGACGAAGAAAATACTGAGTTCGGTCGGCGACTGA
- the ybgC gene encoding tol-pal system-associated acyl-CoA thioesterase: MSLISLAGELTENGHRLVQRVYYEDTDFSGVVYHARYLHFMERARTDYLRLLGVEQASLAIEGDTEGLVFVVHRMEIDFKLPARMDDILTIETTTEKAGGAKMVLQQEVRRDGTLLIAAKVIIAVINGQGRPRRLPEALAIKFLAAGHKIPTRVE, from the coding sequence ATGTCACTAATTTCGCTCGCGGGCGAACTGACCGAGAACGGCCACCGACTCGTGCAGCGGGTCTATTACGAGGACACCGATTTTTCCGGCGTCGTCTATCATGCGCGCTACCTGCATTTCATGGAGCGGGCCAGAACCGACTATCTGCGGCTGCTCGGCGTCGAGCAGGCATCGCTTGCCATAGAAGGCGATACGGAAGGCCTCGTCTTCGTCGTTCACCGCATGGAGATCGACTTCAAGTTGCCGGCGCGCATGGACGACATCCTGACGATCGAGACGACGACCGAGAAGGCGGGTGGTGCCAAAATGGTGCTGCAGCAGGAGGTCCGTCGCGACGGCACCCTGCTGATCGCCGCCAAGGTCATCATCGCCGTTATCAACGGGCAGGGCCGACCGCGCCGCTTGCCGGAAGCGCTGGCGATAAAGTTCCTCGCCGCAGGGCACAAGATTCCGACTCGGGTCGAGTGA
- a CDS encoding NAD-dependent epimerase/dehydratase family protein, producing MKIAILGGDGFVGWPTALHLSDAGHDIHILDNLSRRWIDTELGVQSLTPMDSIQERTRIWHAETGRRIHFNLIDLARDYELLKNWLAEHRPDAIVHFAEQRAAPYSMKSDRHKNYTVNNNVNATHNLLNALVELSLDAHLVHLGTMGVYGYSTVGAAIPEGYLPVGIETTDGETVSQEILYPSNPGSIYHMTKCLDQLLFQFYAKNDGLRITDLHQGIVWGTHTEQTRRHQQLINRFDYDGDYGTVLNRFLIQAAIGYPLTVHGTGGQTRAFIHIQDSVRCIELALNNPPARGSRVEIFNQMTETHRVRDLAEMIAAMTDSRIAWLPNPRKEAAENDLVVHNEKFLALGLDPIRLQDGLLSEIVDVAKKFAYRVDRSRVPAVSAWTKDIAPLINHDPEGKRLKSVS from the coding sequence ATGAAGATTGCAATCCTCGGCGGTGATGGTTTCGTCGGCTGGCCTACCGCGCTGCATCTATCCGATGCGGGCCACGACATCCATATTCTCGACAACCTTTCCCGCCGCTGGATCGATACGGAGCTCGGCGTGCAGTCGCTGACCCCGATGGACTCCATCCAGGAGCGCACCCGCATCTGGCATGCCGAGACGGGCCGGCGCATCCACTTCAACCTGATCGACCTCGCCCGCGACTACGAACTCCTCAAGAACTGGCTTGCCGAGCACCGGCCGGATGCGATCGTCCATTTCGCCGAGCAGCGCGCCGCGCCCTATTCGATGAAGAGCGACCGGCACAAGAACTACACGGTCAACAACAACGTCAACGCCACCCACAACCTCCTCAATGCGCTGGTGGAATTGAGCCTCGACGCTCACCTCGTGCATCTCGGTACAATGGGCGTCTATGGTTATTCGACCGTCGGCGCGGCGATCCCCGAGGGCTATCTGCCGGTCGGGATCGAAACGACGGATGGCGAGACGGTGAGCCAGGAGATTCTTTATCCGTCCAATCCCGGCTCGATCTACCACATGACCAAGTGCCTCGATCAGCTTCTTTTCCAGTTCTACGCCAAGAACGATGGTCTCCGGATCACCGACCTGCACCAGGGCATCGTCTGGGGCACGCACACCGAACAGACGCGCCGGCATCAGCAGCTCATCAACCGTTTCGACTATGACGGCGATTACGGCACGGTGCTCAACCGCTTCCTGATCCAGGCAGCAATCGGCTACCCACTGACGGTTCACGGCACCGGCGGCCAGACCCGCGCCTTCATCCATATCCAGGATTCGGTCCGCTGCATCGAGCTCGCGCTCAACAATCCGCCTGCGCGCGGCAGCCGTGTCGAGATTTTCAACCAGATGACCGAGACGCATCGCGTCCGTGATCTCGCCGAAATGATCGCCGCCATGACCGACTCCAGAATCGCCTGGCTGCCCAATCCCCGCAAGGAGGCCGCCGAGAACGACCTGGTGGTTCATAACGAGAAATTCCTGGCGCTGGGCCTCGATCCGATCCGCCTTCAGGACGGCCTGCTTTCGGAAATCGTCGATGTGGCAAAGAAATTCGCCTACCGCGTCGATCGTTCGCGTGTCCCGGCTGTCTCCGCCTGGACGAAGGACATTGCACCCTTGATCAATCACGATCCGGAAGGCAAGCGACTGAAATCCGTTTCATGA
- a CDS encoding glycosyltransferase, protein MTPATPQPGGLRPSSPPAARHAFVTLVTNAEYVLGARALLRSIRLTRTPADIVVLYTGGVDAAALEPLTQFDCRLVETELLPLSDDFNARHARRNVHEKVPFTKGRKPEFHSPLDNFCKLRLWQLVEYERCVFIDADAIVLRNIDKLFRYPEFSAAPNVYESLGDFHRLNSGVFVAEPSVETFDRMLAVLDAPGAFWPRTDQTFLQSYFPDWHGLPVTMNMLQYVWFNLPALWDWRSIGVLHYQYEKPWEADHPRADALRPLIELWHAYLTGENIPDLHTLDNPPQPGALTP, encoded by the coding sequence ATGACCCCTGCGACGCCCCAGCCGGGGGGGCTCCGCCCCTCCTCGCCTCCTGCCGCCCGCCACGCCTTCGTGACGCTCGTCACCAATGCCGAGTATGTGCTCGGCGCACGCGCACTGCTGCGGTCGATCCGGCTTACCCGAACGCCCGCAGATATCGTCGTGCTCTACACCGGCGGGGTGGATGCCGCCGCGCTCGAGCCGCTCACGCAATTCGATTGCCGCCTCGTCGAAACGGAGCTCCTGCCCCTTTCCGACGACTTCAACGCCCGCCATGCGCGCCGCAACGTCCACGAGAAGGTGCCCTTCACCAAGGGCCGGAAACCCGAATTCCACTCGCCGCTCGACAATTTCTGCAAGCTCCGGCTCTGGCAGCTCGTCGAATACGAGCGCTGCGTCTTCATCGACGCCGATGCGATCGTCCTGCGTAACATCGACAAGCTCTTCCGCTACCCGGAATTTTCCGCCGCGCCGAACGTCTACGAGAGCCTCGGCGATTTTCACCGACTGAATTCCGGCGTCTTCGTCGCGGAACCGTCGGTCGAGACGTTCGACAGGATGCTTGCGGTTCTGGACGCGCCGGGGGCCTTCTGGCCCCGTACCGACCAGACATTCCTGCAGAGCTACTTTCCCGACTGGCACGGCCTGCCGGTGACGATGAACATGCTGCAATATGTCTGGTTCAATCTGCCGGCGCTCTGGGACTGGCGCTCGATCGGCGTATTGCATTACCAGTATGAGAAGCCGTGGGAGGCGGATCACCCGCGCGCCGACGCTCTTCGGCCGCTGATCGAGCTCTGGCACGCCTACCTGACTGGCGAGAATATTCCGGACCTCCACACGCTCGACAATCCGCCACAACCCGGCGCCCTGACCCCATGA
- a CDS encoding NAD-dependent epimerase/dehydratase family protein has product MTRVLVSGGTGFVGRFIVEHLIAHGYKAAVGGRMPPATGFFSQPVAYVPLRLDPDANQITAFDDIYYFVHAAFEHVEGKYRGGEGADPEGFRRANLDGSVRLFDEARAAGVRRCVFLSSRAVYGETAPPLVDETSPAMPDTLYGMVKLAGEDALKSMTGHSFATTSLRVTGVYGPAGPGRKHKWSSLFADYLAGKAVPPRAGTEVHGDDVAQAVRLVLEAETTKVSGKVFNVSDVLTDNREILSILQKATGCSHPLPPVAEMAAFNAMSTDNLRALGWAPGGKDRLAATTRGLAGYGTSNAGDCPSRRV; this is encoded by the coding sequence ATGACTCGCGTCCTTGTTTCCGGCGGCACCGGCTTCGTCGGCCGGTTCATCGTCGAGCACCTCATCGCCCACGGCTACAAGGCTGCAGTCGGCGGTCGCATGCCTCCGGCCACCGGGTTCTTCTCGCAGCCGGTAGCCTATGTTCCCCTCCGCCTCGACCCGGATGCGAACCAGATCACGGCATTCGACGACATCTATTATTTCGTACACGCCGCCTTCGAGCATGTCGAGGGCAAGTATCGTGGCGGCGAAGGCGCGGATCCGGAGGGCTTCCGGCGCGCCAACCTCGACGGCTCGGTCCGCCTTTTCGATGAGGCACGCGCGGCCGGGGTTCGCCGCTGTGTGTTTCTGTCGAGCCGTGCCGTCTACGGCGAAACGGCGCCGCCCCTTGTCGACGAGACGTCGCCGGCGATGCCCGACACGCTCTACGGCATGGTAAAACTAGCCGGCGAAGACGCCTTGAAATCGATGACCGGCCACAGCTTCGCCACGACCAGCCTGCGCGTGACCGGCGTCTACGGGCCGGCGGGTCCCGGGCGGAAACACAAATGGAGCAGCCTGTTCGCCGACTATCTCGCTGGCAAAGCGGTTCCGCCACGCGCCGGTACGGAAGTGCACGGCGACGACGTAGCTCAGGCTGTGAGGCTTGTGTTGGAGGCGGAGACCACCAAGGTCTCCGGCAAAGTCTTCAACGTCTCAGACGTGCTCACCGACAACCGTGAAATCCTCTCCATTCTGCAGAAGGCAACCGGTTGCTCCCATCCGTTACCGCCCGTGGCGGAGATGGCCGCTTTCAACGCAATGTCCACCGACAATCTGCGCGCGCTCGGCTGGGCGCCCGGCGGAAAGGACCGGCTAGCCGCGACGACCCGGGGGTTGGCGGGATACGGGAC